CTCGGATTTTGGAAAATTGGATCGGCCAGTTTCGAAAAAGGGGTAATTAGGGAGTAATCGGCACTAAACCGGGAATTTTACAACACTGAATATAATTCAAGAAAACTAATTGCTTCTAAAACCCTAAGCAAGAGGTCCCATACCATACTGTCCTGTCCTGAACGAGAACACGAACTCGAACAATGGGCTCATGACGTTCTAAACCCAACTCACGTACCACTTGAATCGGCGAACAACAGAACCCTTGGGACCTTCTTCAACCCCATAACCATTCTAGTTGACAAATAACACATGTATAGTTACACTAGGCAAATCCGAACCATATACTAATTGAGAGCAGTTTTCATATCTCAAAGGTTTTGAAAATGGGTCATATGGGTCTAACACGTTAAAGTTGCCTAAAGTCTACTTTTACTATATACACACTCCTACATAATTTTATTCAAAAAATTAGCTTATTATTACAGTACAAAATTTGTCTTAGAATAATAGGAATATAGTGTGTACAGCTCAACACAACAAGAACAAGACCTTTTCAACCCAGAGTAAACAATGACCCGTCTCAACCCAAGCATGATGTACCCGCTGTTACCTAACCCGCCTGAACATTTATTGTTTCACATTTACAAAATAACAGAGGCTGGTTACACAGGTCTTCCCAGTTATCACACAGGTCTTCTGTTCTTAAAGCTTTATGAAAACGAGAATCATAAACAATAGAAGTTaacaaattaattatttataagAGTGATTGAAAATGAAAGACTTGCTTATTCAATACCTTTCTTTAACGAAAAGTGGAGCATATATCTTCTCAACTTTTTTGAAAATGAAATTTCAGGAGTTGAATACTgcacttattttattttatttttatttaatattttcataTTTTTTTTGGCACCTATTCAACACAAGGTTTGAAGCTTTGTGTTTAGACCACGTGGGAAGATTCAGAACTAAAATTGCAAGCTCTTGAAGTGAAGCTGATAACACATACTAATTTATAATCACATTAATCTGAACGATATCCGAGTGTTCACATTAAACATATAAGAACATATACAATAGGCTACATTCATCATCTAAAAACTAACAATTATCGTAGTATCCTAAATTCATAATTTCGATAAGCTACGAAAGTACTAGAAATACAGAACGCAGACTACATAGTCTTCACGTGAACAAATTACTACTGCAGATCAGTCATGAGCCAACCTTATTTATTCAGATAATTCCCCACAAAAGCCATATATAGTGGACTTCATTTAAGACAGTGACTGATACGGTTTCAGAAGTGGAATGAGGGAGCCGCTTAGGTGGAGCGACATCACCTCGTTGGTGGACCCCACAAGCTTGCCACCTATGAATACAGCTGGCACAGTAGGTGAACTACGCCCTTGTTTAGGAAGAGCCTTTTCGATTTCCCGTCCTTCCGGATCTTGGTCAATTTCATAAACTACAGGGTTGACCCTAAGTTCTTGGAACAGAATGGTGACAGAGTAACACAAACAACAAGTGCTCTTGGTAAAAATCACAACTCCATTTTCAGATGTCAAGGCTTGTATCTTCTCCATCTCAAAAACTTAAACTttttagatcaaaatccaaataaaaTTGTGATTAGTTGGTAGTAAGGAGCAAAATCGATGAGAGAGTTAGATTTTGTTGATGGTTAATGTTTTCATGCTCTACTTCTACTTATATAACCTCGAAAAAGTTGTAATCCTTTTCTCCGAACAAGAAAATTCAAAAAAAGATGTGCTTTACTTAGATGCTTAAAAACTACTAGATTGGTATCTTTGAAAAAAAGATACACTATGGGAACAACTTGAACACATATTTTTCTTATACTTGCATTataaccagtgttgtaaaaaacggccGAGACGGGCATCACAACGGTTTTATCATGCTACCGTTGCAACGGACCTAGAAACGGTTAAAAACAGTCAACGCTTAAAAAAGGTTAACGACGCCAAAAGGACGGTCAAAAACGGCCGAGACGGTAAAAAACGGCCGAGGCggctgagacggggtcgagacggattttgaacaacgttgactttttaaataaatttcaaacataaatatttcaagTTAAAGGCAAATATCTATGTTTACattgaaatatttatgtttgaaatatatataaaaagtcaacgttggtcaacatccgtctcgacccctttttttccgttgcgacgttttaaGGTCCCTACCGTCTCGACCCCGTATTGCGTTATTTCAACCTTGATTATAACTACTAAATAAATTGATTAAACTTTTTTAATCTTGATTAAGTAGCTAAACTAGCATCTTTGATCAACGTGGAAAATGAAGTCCGCGGGTTTACAGAGTATAATTAGACCGTTCCACATTCGACGCGCCTTAGTGATTCAGTTGGAGAGTACACCAGCTCAAAAAGGGCTGGTCAATATTGTTTCAAACAGATTCCTCCTTTAATCAATGTACATATATTCTCAGGGTAAAAAGAGTGGGAATGAGATTGCCTAACCAAATCAACAAAATACTATCTTTTTATGGCAATAAAGTAACTTCATGTTGCCCAAAGGTTACCCAAGTTGATACATCAAGAATAAAAACATTAATCTAAACTAAAAACGTTAATACTGAACTAGTTGGTACCATAATGCCTAGACTAGTCTACAGTTTGAGTGATGATATGGTTCTTAACCGGAAACCATACTTAACTACGCTCACCGGGACCGGGCCTTGAAGCAGTGTCGATTCCAAAATCATAACTCAATGGGTCCTGAATTTTTTCCAGTActaattatatttatatgttattttagtGGTAGTTTACCTGCAAAGAAACTACAAATTTAAAAGATATAGAgggtagttaaatttagtggtatcATATACAATTTAaagggtattttctgctaaaagttttcaaactagtggtgtcccgtgaccTCACGGGGTTATAGCTAGAGTCGCCCCTGCCTTGAAGAAAATTGTATCGAACACATTCATTTTATGCATCTTATCACGTGAAAACAATTAAAATGAACCATTACATATAAACCGTTGTTGTGATAGCATCAAATAGCACCATGTTTATTCTAAATATGCTATTATAATTTCTTGCAAGCTAGACatttttcaaacatatatattcttCAAAATCTAGTAAAGGTGACCCAAAAATGGTGGACCCATATATTCTAACATGAATATGCATCAACATTTACAAAAAGAAACACAGGgtatgaacttttttttttttttttttcattatttgCTTAAAACCAGCCTCTCTGGCCATCAATCAGATTCTTTGGTATAAATGCAAACAAATTGCTGGTA
This genomic stretch from Rutidosis leptorrhynchoides isolate AG116_Rl617_1_P2 chromosome 11, CSIRO_AGI_Rlap_v1, whole genome shotgun sequence harbors:
- the LOC139877139 gene encoding glutaredoxin-C13-like yields the protein MEKIQALTSENGVVIFTKSTCCLCYSVTILFQELRVNPVVYEIDQDPEGREIEKALPKQGRSSPTVPAVFIGGKLVGSTNEVMSLHLSGSLIPLLKPYQSLS